In Helianthus annuus cultivar XRQ/B chromosome 3, HanXRQr2.0-SUNRISE, whole genome shotgun sequence, a single window of DNA contains:
- the LOC118490390 gene encoding uncharacterized protein LOC118490390, which yields MSEHRDEQGSRNNQNNRRREEDSYRTRTPSHSVRSRSSTSARLNTEDIYNIAVEVAKVMKNAQTGNVNQSRERHEESSAASTPVQRKGMGERKNTIATMPLEGKGEYSKSKECTYKHFMSCKPQSFDGRKGALEAQDWLNRMESVLDICECDDRNKVRFAVHMFETEALHGWNIVVRTEGKEKVKEMKWEEFIHKFLAKYCPPSETEQLEVEFFQLKMGNKTYREYVSRFNDISRLVSYLALTEEQLINRFIWGECSFPCPNCKKTGHALQECKEKKKCFKCGDPNHMRSECSELKRNDRTQPNQPKGRAFVLITEEAKTNTDVIMGTYLVNDVYARVLFDTGANRSLVSTTFRPYLNQASQTLDHAFTVEMADGSQREIVDIVKNCKISLNNHVIPIDLMPMELGEFEIVIGMDWLTPYHAEVICHKRIVRLRLPNGKQLTVSGDRTDKTKNLITIAQAHKCLRKGYVAFLAYVVNTTEKQKVENVPVVREYPEVFPDELPGLPSDRQVEFRIDLVLGTSPIAKLPYRLAPTEMQEL from the exons ATGTCTGAACATAGAGATGAACAAGGGTCTAGAAATAATCAGAATAACAGAAGGAGAGAGGAAGATTCTTATAGGACTCGAACTCCCTCTCATAGTGTCAGGTCTCGGTCTAGTACAAGCGCGCGTCTAAATACTGAGGATATCTACAATATAGCTGTGGAAGTGGCTAAGGTAATGAAGAATGCACAAACCGGTAATGTTAACCAATCTAGAGAACGACATGAAGAAAGCTCAGCAGCCTCCACGCCAGTACAAAGGAAAGGAATGGGCGAAAGGAAAAACACTATTGCAACCATGCCACTAGAAGGAAAAGGTGAATATTCCAAATCAAAGGAATGTACTTATAAGCACTTCATGTCTTGTAAACCTCAGTCCTTTGACGGAAGAAAGGGAGCACTAGAAGCTCAAGACtggctcaacagaatggagtcagtATTAGACATATGTGAGTGTGATGACCGCAACAAAGTACGGTTCGCCGTACATATGTTTGAAACTGAAGCCCTTCACGGGTGGAACATTGTGGTCCGAACAGAGGGAAAAGAAAAGGTTAAGGAGATGAAGTGGGAGGAGTTTATTCATAAGTTTCTTGCTAAGTATTGTCCTCCCAGTGAGACTGAGCAACTGGAAGTGGAATTCTTTCAGttaaaaatgggaaataaaacctaTCGAGAGTATGTTTCTCGTTTCAACGACATATCTCGACTGGTTTCTTATTTAGCATTGACCGAGGAACAACTGATCAACAGGTTTATTTGGG GGGAATGTAGTTTTCCTTGTCCAAATTGTAAAAAGACGGGTCATGCTCTTCAAGAATGCAAGGAAAAGAAGaagtgtttcaaatgtggagacccTAACCACATGAGATCTGAATGTTCCGAACTTAAAAGAAATGATAGGACACAACCAAATCAGCCAAAAGGGCGGGCATTTGTACTCATTACAGAAGAAGCCAAGACCAATACAGACGTTATCATGGGTACGTATctcgtaaatgatgtatatgcgcgtgtgttatttgataccggtgcaaATAGAAGTCTAGTGTCGACTACCTTTAGACCTTACTTGAACCAGGCGTCCCAAACCCTTGATCATGCCTTTACAGTAGAAATGGCTGATGGAAGTCAAAGAGAGATAGTTGACATAGTTAAGAATTGTAAAATAAGCTTAAACAACCATGTTATCCCTATAGACCTAATGCCTATGGAACTTGGAGAATTCGAAATAGTCATAGGAATGGACTGGTTGACACCATATCATGCGGAAGTTATATGTCACAAAAGGATCGTCCGACTCCGATTACCCAACGGCAAACAACTAACTGTATCGGGAGACCGCACTGACAAGACTAAGAACCTCATCACGATAGCACAAGCACATAAATGCCTAAGGAAAGGGTATGTTGCCTTTCTAGCATATGTCGTAAACACTACAGAAAAGCAGAAGGTCGAGAACGTGCCAGTAGTACGAGAATACCCTGAAGTGTTTCCCGATGAGCTCCCGGGACTACCATCGGATAGACAGgttgagtttcgcattgaccTAGTTCTCGGTACATCACCGATTGCTAAGTTGCCGTACAGACTAGCCCCAACAGAAATGCAAGAACTCTag